A single Alosa sapidissima isolate fAloSap1 chromosome 17, fAloSap1.pri, whole genome shotgun sequence DNA region contains:
- the cnn3a gene encoding calponin-3a: protein MTQFNKGPAYGLSAEVKSKIAQKYDLQKEEELRFWIEEVTGMPIGDNFQKGLKDGVILCELINKLQPGSIKKINHSQLNWHKLENLGNFIKAILTYGLKPNDIFEANDLFENGNMTQVQTTLLALASMGKTKGMDSKIDIGVKYADKQARHFDDEKMKAGQCVIGLQMGTNKCASQAGMTAYGTRRHLYDPKTQTDKPYDQTTISLQMGTNKGASQAGMAAPGTRRDIFDQKVAQQPVDSSTISLQMGTNKVASQKGMSVYGLGRQVYDPKYCAPPTEPVIHANGSQGTGTNGSEISDSDYQAEYQEEEYQGSYHDEYSAHYTDQGIDY from the exons aTCGCTCAGAAGTATGACCTGCAAAAAGAGGAGGAGCTGCGCTTCTGGATTGAGGAGGTCACGGGCATGCCCATCGGAGACAACTTCCAGAAGGGTCTGAAGGATGGGGTCATCTTGTGCga ATTGATCAACAAACTACAGCCTGGTTCAATAAAGAAAATCAACCATTCACAGCTGAACTGGCACAAG CTGGAGAACCTTGGGAATTTCATCAAAGCCATATTAACTTATGGCTTGAAGCCCAATGATATCTTTGAAGCCAATGACCTCTTTGAAAATGGGAATATGACTCAAGTCCAGACCACACTGCTCGCTCTGGCCAGCATG GGAAAGACCAAAGGCATGGACTCAAAGATTGACATCGGAGTGAAATACGCAGACAAGCAAGCACGCCATTTTGACGATGAGAAGATGAAAGCTGGCCAATGTGTAATCGGACTACAG ATGGGAACCAATAAGTGTGCGAGCCAGGCCGGCATGACCGCTTACGGGACAAGGAGACATCTGTACGATCCAAAGACGCAGACGGACAAGCCTTACGACCAGACCACCATCAGTCTACAGATGGGCACCAACAAAGGAGCAAGTCAG gCTGGCATGGCTGCCCCAGGCACCAGGAGGGACATCTTTGACCAAAAGGTGGCGCAGCAGCCGGTGGACTCCTCCACCATCTCCCTTCAGATGGGCACCAACAAGGTGGCCTCCCAGAAGGGCATGAGCGTGTACGGGCTGGGCCGCCAGGTCTACGACCCCAAGTACTGCGCCCCGCCCACAGAGCCCGTTATCCACGCCAATGGTAGCCAGGGCACGGGCACCAACGGTTCAGAGATCAGCGACAGTGACTATCAGGCCGAGtaccaggaggaggagtaccAGGGCAGCTACCATGACGAGTACAGTGCACACTACACCGACCAAGGCATCGACTATTAG